A part of Papilio machaon chromosome 11, ilPapMach1.1, whole genome shotgun sequence genomic DNA contains:
- the LOC123721379 gene encoding uncharacterized protein LOC123721379, translated as MTKMYIFLVILSFALHCSCNSIVPFIKACNLNDEDCLLTANMQIAFPFIADGIYEIGVPRTDPMNFENITMWAEQNNFRFILPYLQIRGGRRCKVVEFRQLRDESALKLVVDCPMVGTGTYKFNGKMLIFDIDKEGDFRMQTNSLRTTITAKFEKTVKNGKNYWKLLTYEFFSEPTETMKIDLGGLFSGDLESVQPLMNVFNKEKTTIWQVGEAIDSGIVKNVFNALKIFFNRVPIDEFLQH; from the exons ATGACAAAAATGTACATCTTTCTTGTCATTTTGAGTTTTGCACTACACTGTTCCTGCAACTCAATTG TGCCTTTCATCAAAGCTTGCAACTTGAACGATGAAGATTGTCTCCTGACCGCTAACATGCAAATTGCTTTCCCGTTCATCGCCGATGGGATTTACGAGATCGGTGTCCCACGAACTGATCCCATGAATTTTGAAAACATCACAATGTGGgcagaacaaaataatttcagattCATATTGCCATATCTGCAAATACGCGGTGGAAGAAGGTGTAAAGTCGTTGAGTTTAg ACAACTCCGCGATGAATCGGCTTTAAAACTCGTTGTTGATTGTCCAATGGTAGGAACTGGTACATACAAATTCAATGGAAAAATGCTAATATTCGATATTGACAAGGAAGGTGATTTCAGAATGCAAACAA ATTCTTTGAGGACTACTATAACAGCTAAATTCGAGAAAACCGTTAAAAATGGAAAGAACTACTGGAAACTTTTGACTTATGAATTTTTCAGTGAGCCAACTGAAACCATGAAAATTGACTTGGGTGGTCTCTTTTCTGGTGACCTTGAAAGCg ttcaaCCATTAATGAATGTTTTCAACAAGGAAAAGACGACTATTTGGCAAGTCGGCGAGGCCATCGACAGCGGCATCGTCAAGAACGTCTTCAATGCCCTCAAAATCTTCTTTAATAGAGTGCCAATTGATGAGTTTCTGCAgcattag
- the LOC123721397 gene encoding uncharacterized protein LOC123721397, with product MTKMYIFLVILSFALHCSCNTIVPFIKACNLNDEDCLLTANMQIAFPYIADGIYEIGVPRTDPMNFENITMGAEQNNFRFILPYLQIRGGRRCKVVEFRQLRDQSALKLVVDCPMVGTGTYKFNGKMLIFDIDKEGDFRIQTNSLRTTITAKFEKTVKNGKNYWKLLTYEFFSEPTETMKIDLGGLFSGDLESVQPLMNVFNKEKTTIWQVGEAIDSGIVKNVFNGLKIFFNRVPIDEFLQH from the exons ATGACAAAAATGTACATCTTTCTTGTCATTTTGAGTTTTGCACTACACTGTTCCTGCAACACAATTG TGCCTTTCATCAAAGCTTGCAACTTGAACGATGAAGATTGTCTCCTGACCGCTAACATGCAAATCGCTTTCCCATACATCGCCGATGGGATTTACGAGATCGGTGTCCCACGAACTGATCCCATGAATTTCGAAAACATTACAATGGGGgcagaacaaaataatttcagattCATATTGCCATATTTGCAAATACGCGGTGGAAGAAGGTGTAAAGTCGTTGAGTTTag ACAACTCCGCGATCAATCGGCTTTAAAACTCGTTGTTGATTGTCCAATGGTAGGAACTGGTACATACAAATTCAATGGAAAAATGCTAATATTCGATATTGACAAGGAAGGTGATTTCAGAATACAAACAA ATTCTTTGAGGACTACTATAACAGCTAAATTCGAGAAAACCGTTAAAAATGGAAAGAACTACTGGAAACTTTTGACTTATGAATTTTTCAGTGAGCCAACTGAAACCATGAAAATTGACTTGGGTGGTCTCTTTTCTGGTGACCTTGAAAGcg ttcaaCCATTAATGAATGTTTTCAACAAGGAAAAGACGACTATTTGGCAAGTCGGCGAGGCCATCGACAGCGGCATCGTCAAGAACGTCTTCAATGGCCTCAAAATCTTCTTTAATAGAGTGCCAATTGACGAGTTTCTGCAGCATTAG
- the LOC123721399 gene encoding uncharacterized protein LOC123721399, whose protein sequence is MTKMYIFLVILSFALHCSCNTIVPFIKACNLNDEDCLLTANMQIAFPYIADGIYEIGVPRTDPMNFENITMGAEQNNFRFILPYLQIRGGRRCKVVEFRQLRDQSALKLVVDCPMVGTGTYKFNGKMLIFDIDKEGDFRIQTNSLRTTITAKFEKTVKNGKNYWKLLTYEFFSEPTETMKIDLGGLFSGDLESVQPLMNVFNKEKTTIWQVGEAIDSGIVKNVFNGLKIFFNRVPIDEFLQH, encoded by the exons ATgacaaaaatgtacatatttctTGTCATTTTGAGTTTTGCACTACACTGTTCCTGCAACACAATTG TGCCTTTCATCAAAGCTTGCAACTTGAACGATGAAGATTGTCTCCTGACCGCTAACATGCAAATCGCTTTCCCATACATCGCCGATGGGATTTACGAGATCGGTGTCCCACGAACTGATCCCATGAATTTCGAAAACATTACAATGGGGgcagaacaaaataatttcagattCATATTGCCATATTTGCAAATACGCGGTGGAAGAAGGTGTAAAGTCGTTGAGTTTag ACAACTCCGCGATCAATCGGCTTTAAAACTCGTTGTTGATTGTCCAATGGTAGGAACTGGTACATACAAATTCAATGGAAAAATGCTAATATTCGATATTGACAAGGAAGGTGATTTCAGAATACAAACAA ATTCTTTGAGGACTACTATAACAGCTAAATTCGAGAAAACCGTTAAAAATGGAAAGAACTACTGGAAACTTTTGACTTATGAATTTTTCAGTGAGCCAACTGAAACCATGAAAATTGACTTGGGTGGTCTCTTTTCTGGTGACCTTGAAAGcg ttcaaCCATTAATGAATGTTTTCAACAAGGAAAAGACGACTATTTGGCAAGTCGGCGAGGCCATCGACAGCGGCATCGTCAAGAACGTCTTCAATGGCCTCAAAATCTTCTTTAATAGAGTGCCAATTGACGAGTTTCTGCAGCATTAG
- the LOC106711482 gene encoding uncharacterized protein LOC106711482, with translation MLRNACIFILLFSYVVSDSSTYKAPFLKKCKLNDNECLLSSNLQIAMPYIAEGIQEIGISTTDPMILENIIMDTDETVFKFVLPTLKVQGGRKCKVTDFMQNPQESTMKLTLDCPLLGTGTYKFSGEMSIFHIEREGDFKMHTDSMRTSMTIKMEKTTVNGKKYWNLLSYEYSSEPSESLHMEIDGLFSGELNRARSFLTAVNKDWDSTLQIGKPIADAIVKNTFKNLKAFFLRVPIDDLLA, from the exons atgttgcgAAACGCTTGCATATTTATActtcttttttcttatgtGGTCAGCGACTCCAGTACTTACAAGG cccCTTTTctgaaaaaatgtaaattgaacGACAACGAGTGCCTGTTGTCGTCcaacctgcagattgcaatgCCATACATCGCTGAAGGAATTCAAGAGATCGGCATATCTACCACGGACCCAATGATTTTGGAAAATATAATCATGGACACAGATgaaactgtatttaaatttgtcttGCCGACTTTAAAGGTGCAAGGTGGTAGAAAGTGCAAGGTGACTGATTTTAT gcAAAATCCTCAGGAGTCTACTATGAAATTGACACTTGACTGTCCATTGTTAGGAACAGGCACATACAAATTTTCCGGAGAAATGAGTATATTTCATATAGAAAGGGAAGGAGACTTCAAAATGCATACAG attcaATGAGGACCAGCATGACAATCAAGATGGAGAAAACTACTGTCAACGGAAAGAAATATTGGAACCTTTTGAGTTACGAATACTCAAGCGAGCCCTCTGAATCTTTGCATATGGAAATTGACGGACTCTTCTCCGGTGAATTGAATAGAG CGCGATCATTCCTGACCGCCGTAAACAAAGACTGGGACAGCACGCTCCAAATCGGAAAACCTATTGCTGACGCCATAGTcaaaaatacctttaaaaacCTAAAAGCATTTTTCCTTAGAGTGCCAATTGATGATCTTCTAGCCTAA